From Haloarcula rubripromontorii, the proteins below share one genomic window:
- the pstC gene encoding phosphate ABC transporter permease subunit PstC, giving the protein MSNEGQTPDLAGDRGFRSVRESAYKYALAGCAVLSVLTTVSIIGVLVLDAAEFFAEVPVLAFLTGTTFSPNLEPVSFGVLPLVLGTILITIGAGALALPTGVLTAIYLSEYASDRTRSILKPMLEVLAGVPTVVYGYFAIVYVTPALNTAITWFNGAFGTGFEELGLFNGLSASIVVGIMIIPMVSSISEDAMSSVPDSLRQAGYGLGATKFNVSLTIVVPAAVSGIASSFILAISRAIGETMAVVLAAGSQPPDIPPVQQAFGIPYVAPADVIGLFTESSATMTVAMVNIAQGDISGGSTAYQSLFAIGLTLFVITLVMNVVSDLVASRYREVYE; this is encoded by the coding sequence ATGAGCAACGAAGGACAGACGCCAGACCTAGCAGGGGATCGAGGGTTCAGGTCGGTCCGTGAGTCGGCATACAAATACGCGCTGGCGGGCTGTGCCGTCCTGTCCGTCCTGACGACGGTGAGTATCATCGGGGTACTCGTCCTGGACGCCGCGGAGTTTTTCGCCGAGGTGCCAGTCCTGGCGTTCCTGACCGGAACGACGTTCAGTCCGAACCTCGAACCGGTCTCGTTCGGCGTGTTGCCCCTCGTCCTCGGGACAATTCTCATCACCATCGGCGCGGGCGCGCTCGCGCTCCCGACCGGCGTATTAACCGCGATATACCTGAGCGAGTACGCGAGCGACCGCACGCGGTCGATACTCAAACCGATGCTCGAAGTACTCGCCGGCGTCCCCACGGTCGTCTACGGCTACTTCGCCATCGTCTACGTCACGCCCGCGCTGAACACCGCGATCACGTGGTTCAACGGCGCGTTCGGGACAGGGTTCGAGGAGCTTGGCCTGTTCAACGGGCTCTCAGCCTCTATCGTCGTCGGCATCATGATTATCCCGATGGTCTCCTCTATCAGCGAAGATGCGATGAGTTCGGTCCCGGACTCGCTTCGCCAGGCCGGCTACGGCCTCGGCGCGACGAAGTTTAACGTCTCGCTTACTATCGTGGTGCCAGCGGCGGTCTCCGGTATCGCCTCGTCGTTCATCCTTGCTATCTCGCGGGCTATCGGCGAGACAATGGCCGTCGTACTGGCCGCGGGGTCGCAGCCGCCGGATATACCGCCCGTCCAGCAGGCCTTTGGCATCCCGTACGTGGCACCGGCTGACGTGATCGGGCTCTTTACCGAGAGCTCTGCGACAATGACCGTCGCGATGGTCAACATCGCACAGGGGGATATCTCCGGCGGGTCGACCGCGTACCAGTCACTGTTCGCTATCGGGCTCACGCTGTTCGTCATCACGCTGGTGATGAACGTTGTCAGCGACCTCGTGGCGAGTCGCTACCGGGAGGTTTACGAGTAA
- the pstA gene encoding phosphate ABC transporter permease PstA — MATTSPTETEFGEVSRIKGIVFKYISFAASIVGILALGVLLAYVFWDALGLESAGTSWYLAYTATLLVPLLAFFVYARTRPAVVAGTFELFSMTLAGVLLTGAGVIILSIIASPGVWFTYFLTVVGPIVGLYVYGQYDRKATWVGLAMLVVLLVGPVVGTLGLSVLTTIGALLGSPGIYFLSLVVPAAAVAAYLSAERLDFSRRRSIGIGVGLPVLAIAAVPLVDTVPAISRSVWLIGLVLFGLPVGFAVANTARIRDRWPAFAFPAIIALGFLAGEAVVSAIGATPPTPWLDWQYVTSGPSQTAAEAGLYPAIIGSIFLIVLVSVFTFVFGVGAAIYLEEYAPGSGPLAAVTRIIKVNISNLAGVPSVVYGLLGLGIFVNIESQLGPFTYAGFGVGTVLTAAMTLSLLILPIVIISAQEAIRSVPDSLRQASYGMGATRWQTIRNVVLPRSLPGILTGTILALGRAIGETAPLIMVGAATTKFSPPSGLFGKLTAMPMQIFAWAFEPSDEFRYGVVAAGVVTLLIVMLTMNSVAILVRNKYQQEAN; from the coding sequence ATGGCCACGACATCACCGACCGAGACCGAGTTCGGCGAGGTCAGCCGAATCAAAGGCATCGTCTTCAAGTACATTTCGTTTGCCGCATCTATCGTCGGTATCCTCGCGCTCGGCGTGTTGCTCGCCTACGTGTTCTGGGACGCGCTGGGCCTGGAGAGCGCCGGCACCAGCTGGTACCTCGCGTACACGGCCACGCTGCTCGTCCCGCTGCTCGCGTTCTTCGTCTACGCCCGGACACGGCCCGCCGTCGTCGCGGGGACGTTCGAACTGTTCAGCATGACGCTGGCCGGCGTCCTGTTGACCGGCGCGGGCGTCATCATCCTCTCGATTATCGCCAGTCCGGGGGTATGGTTCACGTACTTCCTCACCGTCGTCGGCCCAATCGTCGGCCTGTACGTCTACGGCCAGTACGACCGCAAGGCGACCTGGGTCGGTCTGGCGATGCTCGTGGTGTTGCTCGTCGGCCCGGTGGTCGGGACGCTCGGACTGAGCGTGTTGACAACAATCGGGGCGTTGCTCGGCTCGCCCGGCATCTACTTCCTCTCGCTCGTGGTCCCCGCGGCCGCCGTCGCCGCGTATCTGTCGGCGGAGCGGTTGGATTTCTCCCGGCGACGGAGCATCGGTATCGGCGTCGGCCTCCCCGTTCTCGCTATCGCCGCCGTCCCGCTCGTCGACACCGTGCCGGCGATCTCGCGGTCGGTCTGGCTCATCGGCCTCGTACTGTTCGGCCTCCCGGTCGGGTTCGCGGTCGCAAACACTGCCCGAATCCGGGACCGGTGGCCCGCGTTTGCGTTCCCCGCAATCATCGCTCTCGGATTCCTTGCCGGTGAGGCCGTCGTCTCGGCCATCGGGGCGACGCCGCCGACGCCGTGGCTCGACTGGCAGTACGTCACCAGCGGTCCGTCCCAGACCGCGGCGGAGGCAGGACTGTACCCGGCCATCATCGGCTCGATATTCCTCATCGTGCTGGTGAGCGTGTTCACCTTCGTCTTCGGCGTCGGCGCGGCCATCTACCTCGAAGAGTACGCGCCCGGTAGCGGCCCGCTGGCCGCCGTCACGCGGATTATCAAGGTCAACATCTCGAACCTCGCCGGCGTCCCGTCGGTGGTGTATGGCCTGCTGGGGCTGGGCATCTTCGTGAACATCGAGTCCCAGCTCGGTCCGTTCACCTACGCCGGCTTCGGCGTCGGGACGGTGCTGACCGCCGCGATGACCCTGTCCCTGCTCATCCTGCCCATCGTCATCATCTCGGCACAGGAGGCGATTCGGTCCGTGCCGGACTCGCTGCGGCAGGCGTCCTACGGGATGGGCGCGACCCGGTGGCAGACGATTCGGAACGTCGTCCTGCCCCGCTCGCTGCCGGGCATTCTGACCGGGACAATTCTCGCGCTCGGGCGGGCTATCGGGGAGACCGCGCCGCTCATCATGGTCGGCGCGGCGACGACGAAGTTCTCCCCGCCGAGTGGGCTGTTCGGCAAGCTCACGGCGATGCCGATGCAGATCTTCGCCTGGGCGTTCGAACCGAGCGACGAATTCCGGTACGGCGTCGTCGCGGCCGGCGTCGTGACGCTGCTCATCGTCATGCTGACGATGAACTCAGTTGCGATTCTCGTACGGAACAAATATCAACAGGAGGCAAACTAA
- the pstB gene encoding phosphate ABC transporter ATP-binding protein PstB has product MTSQDMASDTDVETDDDSLVTTDPGKGGLDENADRGSVGQSGAGTVIESRSLDVFYGETQALQDIDLAIPENQVTAMIGPSGCGKSTFLRCINRMNDLIDIARVDGDLTFKGKNVYDTDVDPVALRRRIGMVFQHPNPFPKSIYDNVAYGLRIQDKTDNIDDVVEQSLKKAALWDEVKDRLDESALDLSGGQQQRLCIARAIAVDPEVILMDEPASALDPIATSQIEDLIEELAEEYTVVIVTHNMQQAARISDKTAVFLTGGELVEFDDTDKIFENPDSQRVEDYITGKFG; this is encoded by the coding sequence ATGACTTCACAGGACATGGCCAGCGACACCGACGTTGAGACCGACGACGACTCCCTCGTGACGACCGACCCCGGCAAGGGCGGCTTAGACGAGAACGCCGACCGAGGCTCGGTTGGACAAAGCGGGGCGGGGACTGTCATCGAGTCCCGCAGTCTCGACGTGTTCTACGGCGAGACTCAGGCGCTCCAGGACATCGACCTGGCCATCCCGGAGAATCAGGTGACGGCGATGATCGGCCCCTCCGGCTGTGGCAAGTCGACGTTCCTGCGGTGTATCAACCGCATGAACGACCTCATTGACATCGCCCGCGTCGATGGGGACCTCACGTTCAAGGGGAAAAACGTCTACGACACTGACGTGGATCCGGTGGCTCTCCGACGCCGAATCGGAATGGTGTTCCAGCACCCGAACCCGTTCCCAAAGAGCATCTACGACAACGTCGCCTACGGCCTCCGCATTCAGGACAAGACCGACAATATAGACGATGTGGTGGAGCAGTCTTTGAAGAAAGCGGCGCTGTGGGACGAGGTCAAGGACCGGCTCGACGAGTCGGCCCTCGACCTCTCTGGGGGGCAACAGCAGCGACTGTGCATCGCCCGCGCAATCGCCGTCGACCCCGAGGTCATCCTGATGGACGAGCCGGCGTCGGCACTGGACCCCATCGCCACCTCACAGATCGAGGACCTCATCGAGGAACTGGCCGAGGAGTACACGGTCGTCATCGTGACGCACAACATGCAGCAGGCGGCCCGCATCTCCGATAAGACGGCCGTCTTCCTCACCGGCGGCGAACTCGTCGAGTTCGACGACACCGACAAGATCTTCGAGAACCCGGACAGCCAGCGCGTCGAGGACTACATCACTGGGAAGTTCGGATAG
- a CDS encoding TatD family hydrolase: MNIDDTPVLDNHLHLDPVNGRNVAAAEEFAAQGGTHLLVLNKPSWHLVETATDEAIFREVFDLTVEAADDASDVLDGRTWPVLGVHPALISKLVDDGYTPPEARDIMQTGLDVAAEYVAEGRALGIKSGRPHYDVDDAVWEASNEVLCHGFERAADVGCAIQLHTEGGEDFETVAEWAEERGLDRTQVVKHYSGGRLQGPVKSVLADKDELEVAVETDEPFLMETDYIDDPDRPGAVLGPKTVPRRVRWLLENGHEDAVRTAHVETPKAVYGIDTEATLEQ, translated from the coding sequence ATGAATATCGACGACACACCGGTACTGGACAACCACCTCCATCTCGATCCGGTCAACGGTCGGAACGTCGCGGCAGCCGAGGAGTTCGCAGCACAGGGCGGCACACATCTGCTGGTGCTCAACAAGCCGTCCTGGCACCTCGTCGAGACGGCCACCGACGAGGCCATCTTCCGGGAAGTGTTCGACCTGACTGTCGAAGCGGCCGACGACGCGTCGGATGTACTCGACGGCCGGACCTGGCCCGTCCTCGGTGTTCACCCAGCGTTGATTTCGAAGCTCGTCGACGACGGCTACACGCCGCCGGAAGCACGGGACATCATGCAGACCGGCCTCGACGTGGCGGCGGAGTACGTCGCCGAGGGGCGGGCGCTCGGGATAAAGTCCGGCCGCCCCCACTACGACGTGGACGACGCGGTCTGGGAGGCTTCGAACGAAGTGCTGTGCCACGGCTTCGAACGCGCCGCCGACGTGGGCTGTGCGATACAGCTCCACACAGAGGGTGGCGAGGACTTCGAGACGGTCGCAGAGTGGGCGGAGGAACGCGGCCTCGACCGGACGCAGGTCGTGAAACACTACTCCGGGGGCCGACTTCAGGGGCCGGTCAAGTCGGTGCTGGCGGACAAGGATGAACTGGAGGTGGCGGTCGAGACGGACGAGCCGTTCCTGATGGAGACCGACTACATCGACGACCCGGACCGTCCTGGCGCGGTACTTGGACCGAAGACCGTCCCGCGGCGCGTCCGCTGGCTACTCGAAAACGGACACGAGGACGCGGTCAGAACGGCACACGTCGAGACACCAAAGGCGGTGTACGGTATTGACACCGAAGCGACGCTGGAGCAGTAA
- a CDS encoding NYN domain-containing protein, which yields MKLFRRIFRENDSSQRVGLFVDGPNVLRSEFDVDLDEVRDIAAEYGPLAVTRLYVDQNASPGLIQAAEARGFEVRTTSGDVDVRLAVDATDAAVAGQIDVLAVASRDTDFKPALEVAAREGVRTVAIAPGEYGRSDALRNAAEDAVTL from the coding sequence ATGAAGCTGTTCCGTCGAATATTCAGGGAGAACGACTCATCACAGCGCGTCGGACTATTTGTCGACGGCCCGAACGTGCTCAGGTCCGAGTTCGATGTCGATCTAGATGAAGTTCGGGATATCGCAGCCGAATACGGCCCGCTGGCGGTCACTCGTCTCTACGTCGACCAGAACGCCTCGCCGGGGCTTATTCAGGCCGCTGAGGCCCGCGGCTTCGAGGTTCGGACCACCAGTGGTGACGTCGATGTCCGACTGGCTGTTGACGCGACAGACGCCGCCGTTGCTGGACAGATCGACGTACTGGCCGTTGCCTCGCGGGATACAGATTTCAAGCCGGCGCTGGAGGTGGCTGCACGAGAAGGAGTCCGAACGGTCGCCATCGCGCCGGGAGAGTATGGCCGCTCTGATGCGTTACGCAACGCGGCTGAGGACGCAGTGACGCTCTAA
- a CDS encoding sensor histidine kinase: MSDGALHDQDVLNGLCEIISDPAMVIDASGVFVDVIHNAHNGALFFRDPETLLGTDLWDIFPTAQADQFYAIIEDVLQTGDQQDIEYQLSLDHGERYFEARVTPVGGDNMGRVLWLAEDITQRKQRQKKQALIERVFEVSPVGIVVVERSGKISLANERAEELLGLDRERITQRRYTQPEWTIYYEDGTPIPNSEHPVTQVLESGEPVFGFEHWIELADGSERWLSSNAAPILDEDGTVERVVVGLDDATGLKQREEHLEWLVGTETLADVGGWELDLETGTIEGTTGMKRLYGTSAYNPTLEEAIEQYHPDDRAAVRDAIETCCETGEPMELEARRQTASETERWFRLRAEKTVQDGTPKLRGIVRDITQDKEREQRLMVMSRILRHNIRNKLTVIRGNSRLLKEELDSPDFTVDAASGHINRIESASKELDSLAERARTFDRAIERDLRGGTFHLQQALTDVRDDLTEQHPEVTSEVALTDAEVQGDRMAIDLILEILVENVLEYSDLSNPTINLTAEETPPGQVTVKIEADGSAIPDMERDVLALETEGPVAHSRGLGPWAVMWLVRRLGGSVTMDEDHDDGTRVELVFPQARNE; the protein is encoded by the coding sequence ATGAGTGATGGAGCGCTTCACGACCAAGACGTACTAAACGGGCTCTGTGAGATAATTTCTGATCCAGCTATGGTCATCGACGCCAGCGGCGTCTTTGTCGATGTCATCCACAACGCCCACAACGGGGCATTATTTTTCAGAGATCCGGAAACACTACTGGGGACGGATCTCTGGGACATTTTCCCTACGGCACAGGCTGACCAGTTCTACGCAATTATTGAGGATGTTTTACAAACGGGTGACCAGCAGGATATCGAGTACCAGCTATCGCTTGATCACGGAGAGCGATACTTCGAGGCTCGTGTCACGCCGGTCGGCGGTGATAACATGGGGCGCGTGCTATGGCTGGCGGAGGATATCACACAGCGTAAACAGCGGCAGAAAAAGCAAGCCCTCATCGAACGGGTGTTCGAGGTCAGTCCGGTCGGCATTGTCGTCGTAGAACGGTCTGGCAAAATTTCGCTAGCTAACGAGCGCGCCGAGGAGCTGCTGGGTCTCGATCGCGAGAGGATCACTCAGAGACGGTACACCCAACCAGAGTGGACCATCTACTACGAAGACGGGACGCCAATCCCCAATTCGGAACACCCGGTTACGCAGGTGCTCGAATCGGGCGAACCAGTGTTCGGATTCGAGCACTGGATAGAACTTGCAGACGGCAGCGAGCGGTGGCTTTCGAGCAATGCCGCGCCGATACTGGATGAGGACGGGACTGTTGAGCGCGTCGTCGTAGGTCTGGACGACGCCACGGGATTGAAACAGCGGGAGGAACACCTAGAGTGGCTTGTCGGGACCGAAACCCTGGCCGACGTTGGCGGGTGGGAACTCGATCTAGAGACGGGCACGATAGAGGGAACGACCGGAATGAAGCGACTCTACGGAACGTCAGCGTACAATCCGACGCTTGAGGAGGCCATCGAGCAGTACCATCCCGACGATAGAGCGGCCGTCCGCGACGCCATCGAAACCTGTTGTGAGACTGGCGAACCGATGGAACTAGAGGCACGCCGCCAGACTGCGTCCGAAACCGAGCGCTGGTTCCGGCTCCGGGCCGAAAAAACTGTTCAGGACGGGACGCCGAAACTGCGGGGCATCGTTCGCGATATCACACAAGACAAAGAGCGAGAGCAGCGGCTCATGGTCATGAGTCGGATTCTCCGGCACAACATCCGGAACAAGCTGACCGTGATACGGGGTAATTCGAGACTTCTCAAGGAAGAACTCGACTCGCCTGATTTCACTGTTGACGCTGCTAGCGGACATATCAACAGAATCGAAAGCGCCTCGAAAGAGCTTGACTCGCTGGCCGAGCGCGCACGGACGTTCGACCGAGCCATCGAGCGCGACCTCCGGGGTGGGACGTTTCACCTTCAGCAGGCGCTCACTGATGTCCGGGATGACCTCACGGAACAACATCCCGAGGTGACTAGTGAGGTCGCGCTGACTGACGCGGAGGTACAAGGTGACAGGATGGCTATCGACCTGATACTGGAGATTCTTGTCGAGAACGTGCTGGAATACAGCGACCTGTCAAACCCGACAATTAACCTTACCGCCGAAGAGACACCGCCGGGACAGGTGACAGTCAAGATTGAGGCCGATGGCTCCGCGATCCCCGATATGGAGCGCGATGTCCTGGCTTTGGAGACCGAGGGGCCAGTGGCCCACAGCCGCGGGCTCGGACCGTGGGCAGTCATGTGGCTTGTCCGACGCCTCGGCGGGTCCGTGACGATGGACGAAGATCACGACGACGGAACCCGAGTTGAACTCGTGTTCCCGCAGGCGCGAAACGAGTAA
- the gcvT gene encoding glycine cleavage system aminomethyltransferase GcvT produces the protein MTLRAPPLSAVHQRADASFTDFGGWEMPVEFESIRTEHEAVRSEAGKFDVSHMGQITVAGPDAATLTQRLTTNDVTVLDPGEAQYGAITDEDGIMLDDTVVYRLPDSATDEFLFIPNAGHDGEMTERWLSERDERGLDATVTNRTEEYAMIAVQGPDAPDLLAAQTDVSLAGLSRFEVANGSVAGVDSLIARTGYTGEPGFEILCPPDGAETVWGALECQPCGLGARDTLRLEMGFLLSGQEFHPVDEPRTPYEAGIGWTVKLDTEFVGRDALEGVAADGPEEKLIGIELIDRGVPRHGYDVTTPDGEPIGHITSGTMSPTLEAPIALAYVPAAYAEPGTSVRVVVRGEPKKARTRSTPFLDR, from the coding sequence ATGACACTGCGGGCACCACCGCTTTCTGCGGTTCACCAGCGAGCCGACGCTTCGTTCACCGATTTCGGCGGGTGGGAGATGCCGGTCGAGTTCGAGTCAATCCGCACAGAACACGAAGCAGTTCGGAGCGAGGCCGGGAAGTTCGACGTCTCACACATGGGACAGATAACTGTGGCCGGCCCGGACGCCGCAACGCTGACACAGCGGCTGACCACCAACGACGTGACCGTACTGGACCCGGGCGAGGCCCAGTACGGGGCCATCACAGACGAGGACGGAATCATGCTGGACGACACCGTCGTCTACCGGCTGCCGGACAGCGCGACCGATGAGTTCCTGTTCATCCCAAACGCCGGGCACGACGGAGAGATGACCGAACGGTGGCTCTCTGAGCGGGACGAGCGGGGGCTTGACGCGACTGTGACTAATCGGACCGAGGAGTACGCGATGATCGCCGTTCAGGGTCCTGACGCGCCGGATCTGCTGGCGGCACAGACAGATGTCTCGCTTGCTGGCCTGTCGCGGTTCGAGGTGGCTAACGGGAGCGTCGCGGGCGTCGACTCGTTGATCGCTCGGACGGGCTACACGGGCGAACCCGGCTTCGAAATCCTCTGTCCGCCAGACGGTGCCGAAACGGTCTGGGGCGCGCTTGAGTGCCAGCCCTGCGGGCTCGGTGCCCGTGACACGCTCCGTCTGGAAATGGGGTTTCTGCTCTCAGGGCAGGAGTTCCATCCGGTCGACGAGCCCAGGACACCCTACGAGGCCGGTATCGGCTGGACGGTCAAGCTCGATACGGAGTTCGTCGGTCGGGACGCACTGGAGGGCGTCGCCGCGGACGGTCCCGAAGAGAAGCTCATCGGCATCGAACTCATCGACCGTGGTGTGCCGCGCCACGGGTACGACGTGACGACGCCTGACGGGGAGCCAATCGGCCACATCACCAGCGGAACGATGAGTCCGACGCTGGAAGCGCCGATTGCTCTCGCCTACGTCCCGGCGGCGTACGCCGAACCGGGCACATCCGTTCGCGTTGTCGTCCGCGGTGAACCGAAGAAAGCACGTACCAGGAGCACGCCATTCCTCGATAGATGA
- the gcvH gene encoding glycine cleavage system protein GcvH yields the protein MSFDVPDDLRYLESHEWVRVAGDTAEVGITAFAQDELGDVVFVELPEEGAELTAGEDFGVVESIKAVSDVYAPVSGTVTAVNDRLRDEPELLNEDPFGDGWMLKVAVTEESEIDDLLSPDAYRGQIE from the coding sequence ATGAGCTTCGACGTTCCCGACGACCTGCGATATCTGGAGTCACACGAATGGGTACGCGTCGCCGGCGATACCGCAGAGGTCGGCATCACGGCGTTCGCACAGGATGAACTCGGCGACGTGGTGTTCGTCGAACTGCCCGAGGAAGGGGCGGAGCTGACAGCAGGCGAGGACTTCGGCGTCGTGGAGTCCATCAAGGCAGTCTCGGACGTGTATGCCCCCGTTTCCGGCACCGTCACAGCAGTCAACGACCGACTCCGCGACGAGCCGGAACTGCTGAACGAGGACCCGTTCGGAGACGGCTGGATGCTCAAGGTGGCGGTGACCGAGGAGAGCGAAATCGACGACTTGCTCTCACCCGACGCGTACCGCGGCCAGATCGAGTAA
- the gcvPA gene encoding aminomethyl-transferring glycine dehydrogenase subunit GcvPA, which yields MSDSDSHATGSPYAPQTAAETAAMLDAVGADDLESLFDVPESVAFDSEFGIDARSERATRREVARLLGRNADLTEFLGRGHYDHYVPSVVDDLASRSEFLTSYTQYQPEVAQGFLQALFEFQSMLVELTGLGVANCSMYDDATALGEAATLSQRVRSVSGDRILVPEHLRAGKRAVLSNYADGPDLTVESYPMSDGIVDVPALADDIGDDTAMVYAESPTVRGVIEERLGAIGDLTHDHEALFCLGSDPIALSLLERPVDVGADVVVGDAASLGTGTAYGFGLGMFVTREEYLRQVPGRLVGASEDAADRRAYTLTLQTREQHIRKERATSNICTNQAWVALRTAMHAAWLGPDGLIDLAKDCVTRARDIADRLDDIVGVKAPIHGRHHFREFLARTDQPASAIVADLAAEGFAVHAVDDHLVQVCATETTADATDEFVAAFREVAK from the coding sequence ATGAGCGATAGTGATTCACACGCGACAGGCAGTCCGTACGCACCGCAAACGGCTGCAGAGACCGCGGCGATGCTCGACGCAGTCGGGGCCGACGACCTCGAATCGCTGTTCGACGTTCCCGAGTCCGTTGCCTTCGACAGCGAGTTCGGTATCGACGCCCGAAGCGAGCGGGCGACGCGTCGGGAAGTCGCTCGCCTTTTAGGTCGTAACGCCGACCTCACCGAGTTTCTTGGCCGTGGCCACTACGACCACTACGTCCCGAGCGTCGTCGACGACCTCGCAAGCCGGTCGGAGTTTTTGACCTCCTACACGCAGTATCAGCCCGAGGTCGCACAGGGGTTCCTGCAGGCCCTCTTCGAGTTCCAGTCGATGCTGGTAGAGCTCACGGGACTGGGCGTTGCCAACTGCTCGATGTACGACGATGCGACGGCGCTGGGTGAGGCGGCGACGCTCTCCCAGCGCGTCCGCTCAGTGTCTGGCGACCGGATTCTGGTCCCCGAACACCTCCGTGCGGGCAAACGCGCCGTACTGTCGAACTACGCCGATGGACCGGACCTCACGGTCGAGTCCTACCCGATGAGCGACGGCATCGTCGACGTGCCGGCGCTGGCCGACGACATAGGCGACGACACTGCGATGGTGTACGCCGAATCGCCCACGGTCCGTGGCGTTATCGAAGAACGACTCGGCGCAATCGGCGACCTGACCCACGACCACGAGGCGCTGTTCTGCCTCGGCTCGGACCCGATTGCGCTGTCCCTGCTGGAGCGCCCGGTCGATGTCGGGGCTGACGTGGTCGTCGGCGACGCCGCGTCGCTGGGGACCGGGACCGCCTACGGCTTCGGACTGGGAATGTTCGTCACCCGCGAGGAGTACCTGCGGCAGGTCCCCGGCCGGCTGGTCGGGGCCAGCGAAGACGCCGCCGACCGTCGCGCGTACACGCTGACACTCCAGACGCGAGAGCAGCATATCCGCAAGGAGCGAGCCACCTCCAACATCTGTACGAACCAGGCGTGGGTCGCGCTCCGAACTGCGATGCACGCCGCGTGGCTCGGCCCGGACGGGCTGATCGACCTCGCCAAGGACTGTGTCACCCGCGCCCGTGACATAGCCGACCGTCTCGACGACATCGTCGGTGTGAAAGCGCCGATTCACGGCCGTCATCACTTCCGGGAGTTCCTCGCCCGGACGGACCAGCCCGCAAGCGCCATCGTTGCCGATCTCGCAGCGGAGGGCTTTGCGGTCCACGCGGTCGACGACCATCTGGTACAGGTGTGTGCGACCGAGACCACTGCCGACGCCACAGACGAGTTCGTCGCGGCGTTCCGGGAGGTGGCGAAATGA